A part of Gambusia affinis linkage group LG19, SWU_Gaff_1.0, whole genome shotgun sequence genomic DNA contains:
- the LOC122821838 gene encoding SH3 and cysteine-rich domain-containing protein 2-like, whose product MMTENSEMESDSQLQRSPNNMSIQPMTSKLQRLKRSLSFKTMMRSKSVENFFQRSYSDARLPADFITDPPPPSPPLPPGSPLIGERSPSISPSLSPNPSICSHSPSLSLSPSLPAKPPRAQINHCFQDHIFRKPTNCQHCKHMIVGNSKQALRCKTCKMAAHLWCTSELSQQQCHGKSGAFKRNFSSPMLVNDQLAVVKEVQPSQEAARMRVDPVYAALRYGTSLAQMSRSSFGSLSESPTRSLGEGGEERQERQCSMEEEITQETGEILAPLPDAAVPEKEMEKEVEKEVEQSCEQAEIPAEDSSSKVPKRIEVHSIHTYVALYRFLPQELNDLELHPGDRVQVTDDSNEEWWKGKSGDRIGFFPANFVQRVRPGERVWRVIQGVPGNREKGHMAVRESQICVGKREDGEIFLKLSSGKKRGLVPADSIEEI is encoded by the exons CTCCAGAGATTGAAACGCTCACTGTCCTTCAAGACCATGATGCGCAGCAAGAGCGTGGAGAACTTCTTTCAGAGGTCCTACAGCGACGCTCGCCTACCTGCCGACTTTATCACTGACCCACCACCGCCTTCTCCTCCACTGCCACCCGGCTCCCCTCTCATTGGCGAACGCTCACCCTCCATTTCACCGTCTCTTAGCCCCAACCCCTCCATCTGTTCCCACTCACCGTCTCTCAGCCTTTCTCCATCACTGCCTGCAAAGCCTCCCCGAGCTCAGATTAACCACTGTTTTCAGGACCACATTTTTCGGAAGCCCACCAACTGCCAGCACTGCAAGCACATGATAGTGG GAAACTCCAAACAAGCTCTGCGGTGTAAAACATGTAAGATGGCTGCTCACCTGTGGTGCACATCTGAACTCTCGCAGCAGCAATGCCATGGAAAG TCTGGAGCATTCAAGCGAAACTTCAGCTCGCCGATGCTCGTCAATGACCAATTGGCTGTCGTCAAGGAAGTTCAGCCAAGCCAGG AGGCTGCGCGGATGCGTGTAGACCCTGTGTATGCCGCCTTACGCTACGGGACGTCCTTGGCACAGATGAGCCGTTCCAGTTTTGGCAGTTTATCAGAATCACCAACACGCAGCTTG GGGGAGGGAGGTGAGGAGAGGCAGGAGAGACAGTGCAGCATGGAGGAGGAGATAACTCAGGAGACAGGGG AAATCCTCGCGCCACTTCCAGATGCCGCTGTTCCAGAGAAAGAGATGGagaaggaggtggagaaggAGGTGGAGCAGAGCTGTGAGCAAGCAGAGATTCCTGCAGAGGACAGCAGTTCAAAG GTGCCCAAGCGCATTGAAGTCCACTCCATCCACACCTATGTAGCACTCTACAGGTTCCTGCCTCAGGAGCTGAATGACCTGGAACTACA tccTGGTGATCGGGTGCAGGTCACAGACGACTCTAATGAGGAGTGGTGGAAG GGTAAAAGTGGTGACAGAATCGGCTTTTTCCCTGCCAACTTTGTGCAAAGGGTCCGACCAGGGGAGAGGGTCTGGCGGGTCATTCAGGGCGTTCCCggaaacagagaaaagggaCACATGGCAGTGAGAGAGTCGCAG ATTTGTGTTGGGAAGAGAGAAGATGGGGAAATTTTTCTGAAGCTGAGCAGTGGAAAGAAGAGAGGCCTGGTCCCTGCCGACTCCATAGAGGAGATTTGA